Genomic window (Musa acuminata AAA Group cultivar baxijiao chromosome BXJ1-9, Cavendish_Baxijiao_AAA, whole genome shotgun sequence):
GATTGAACTTGTATGTTCTGAGAATTCTGTACCTGAATCAGTTAGTTCTTCAGGTTGGCATGCAAAGATCTCGAAGTTAAGGTCTTTTGAAGAACCTATCATCGCTATTGCCCCCATTCCAAACAAAAAATTTTCAGCCTTTATTCAGTTTCATGGAGGATCAGTTGTGGAGTATTCTTCTTCCAATGTGATGATACCTGAACATTCATATCTTCATGAATTTAAATCTGAGCATGGTTTTTCATCCTCATGCCCTTGGATGAAAGCAGTCCTTGTTCGTGATAATGGCACTTTAAAACACTTGATTTTTGGGCTTGATGATAATGGCAGACTGCATTTTGGGAGGAGAATATTATGTAAAAACTGCAGTAGTTTCTCATTTTACTCCACCACTTGCAGTGTTTCTGAGCAAGTGGTCACACACTTGCTTCTTACCACCAAGCACGATCTTCTAATTATTGTCAGCATGGATGATGTTTTACATGGAAATCCAGAAACAAAAATTGATGGATACAGTAGTTCTAACAACCATGCAGAGGAAAATAAAGACTTGGTGCGTATATGGGAAAGAGGTGCAAAACTGATTGGGGTAATTCATGGGGATGAAGCAGCAGTCATACTACAAACTAATCGAGGTAGCTTAGAATGTATCTATCCAAGAAAATTGGTTCTTGTGTCAATCATTAATGCTCTGGTTCAAGGGCGGTTCAAGGATGCAATGCTCATGGTAAGGAGACATAGGATAGATTTCAACGTCATTGTTGACTACTATGGCTGGAAAGCTTTTCTTAAATCAGCTAAAGAGTTTGTCTGTCAAGTAGATAATCTTGGCCATATAACAGAGTTTGTCTCTTCAATCAAGAATGAGAATGTGATTAGCACTCTCTACAAGGCCTATATTTCACTGCCTGCTTCCAATGAGACCACATCTGGACACACTGAAAGTGTTCACATGGAGAGCAAGATTTCTAGTGTTTTATTAGCTGTGCGGAGAGCCCTAGAAGAACAAATACCGGAAAAACCTGCTAGAGAGCTCTGTATATTGACTACTTTAGCTCGCAGTGAACCTCCAGCTTTGGAGGAAGCACTGAATAGAATAAAAGTAATCCGAGAATTGGAACTATTGAGGGTTGATGATGGTAGGCGAAAGTCATATCCTTCTGCTGAAGAATCTCTAAAGCATCTGCTATGGTTGACGGACCCTGAGGCTGTTTATGAAGCTGCTTTAGGCTTGTACGATCTTAACCTTGCTGCCATTGTAGCATTAAACTCACAAAAAGATCCAAAGGAATTTCTTCCCTTTCTCAAAGGACTTGAAGAATTGCCCCCTCCTGTTATGAGATATACAATCGATCTAAGACTGCATAGGTATGAGAGCGCACTAAAACATATTGTCTTGGCAGGTGATGATTATTACGAAGATTGCATGAACCTTCTGAAGAATAACCCTGAACTTTTTCCACTCGGCCTTCAGTTATTTTCTGACCCTGTCAAGAGATTACAGATCCTAGAGGCATGGGGTGACCATCTTAATGCTGAAAAATGCTTTGAAGATGCTGCTAGGATCTATTTAAGTTGCTCATCACTTCAGAAAGCTCAAAGGGCATATCGTGCTTGTGCTGATTGGAGAGGTGTATTTACAGTAGCTGGTCTCCTTAAACTAGGAAAAGGAGAGGTTCTACTACTAGCAAATGATCTTTGTGAAGAATTTCGAGCACTTGGGAAGCCAGCTGAGGCTGCTAAAATTTCGCTTGAGTATTTAAAGGATTTTGCCAGAGCCGTTGATTATTTAATAATGTCACGAGAGTGGGAAGAGGCTCTCAGAATTGCCTGTATGCAAGAAGAGCTGGATTTGCTCACCCCTGTGAAGGATGCATGTGTAGAATGTGCCACTGCATTGACCTCTGAATACAACGAGGGGTTCGAGAAAGTAGGGAAATATTCTGCCCGCTATCTAGCTGTACGCCAGAGAAGAATACTATTTGCAGCTAAGATTCAATCAGAGGACAGGTCCGTAAATGATGCTGATTATGATACTCTTTCAGAAAGCAGCACTACTTTCAGCGAAATGAGTGCATACACCACAAGGTATGCTTTTTAAAGCAAAGTTATTACCTGTTCCTTCTATTTTTGTGTTCATTAATTTTGTTGGAAAGATCATTCTTAGAACTCTACCTTCCATTTGTTTCCACTGGTTATCAAagaaaacacatatatgattgcacAGAAATggcatcacatatatatatatattttttatcttgtgTTTTGATGTCACTGAATATTTGTTATCTATACAAACTTGTATCCTTTAAGCTGGCAATTTTCCATTCTGAAGTTGTGTGTAGTTAAGGTATATTGGTCTTATCCATCTGATGGAAGTGATTATAATTAATGCAGtgctattattttttttataataggaaaaatcatgtgtTTGCATTTTTCATCTATACTACAGAACAGAATGACTTCTTAAATTTCTAACTTATATAGAGTATTTGAGCTTGGTTTTTCATGTTTATTGAAGGTCTTTTTTACATTCAAGTAGGTCATACAGTGTAACAAATGGCAATAGGAATTCAGGTTTATTTGACAAGCAAATTGCTAATATTTTCAGAATAAAGATACAAAGTAAAAAAATGTGTTTGCATTTTTCATCTATACTACAGAACAGAATGACTTCTTAAATTTCTAACTTATATAGAGTATTTGAGCTTGGTTTTTCATGTTTATTGAAGGTCTTTTTTACATTCAAGTAGGTCATGCAGTGTAACAAATGGCAAGAGGAATTCAGGTTTATTTGACAAGCAAATTGCTAATATTTTCAGAATAAAGatacaaagtaaaaaaaattcgatctgaaaaaaaaaaggttatttgGAGTGTCATTGTGAGAAAAGGTTCTTTGGGAAGTGGTAGCAacccaaaaaaatgaaaaatcttaAAGAGGAGCCAGATTGTATACTCTTTCCAAATTATATTGTgtgaattaaattaaatttacaaGTAACTTTATCTTACTGTTCTTTTCTGCAATTTGTTTGCTCCCTTCGTGCGCTTCATTGCATCGACACCGCAGCTTCATTTTATTACCATTCagaattttgatttttgaatctaaacCGTCTTAGAAAGCATCTTCGGTTTGGACCAGAAGTGTTTCCTGCAGTTAAACATTTTGTTCCTGCCTTTTTGCAACGCTGATTTTTAATTGCATCATGTATTGAGTTTATGTAGCTTTTGATAATTGTGGTACATATACTCTACTGCTTGTGTTGAGCTACCTATTTATTCTGTTttgttcataaaatttaaaatggcATAAACTTGTAACTCAAACCAAGAATGACGTGCTGGAACTCTTAACAGGACAGCAAGGGAATCAAGTGCTTCCATCAGCTCAAGTAAAGCCAGTAAGGCTCGTGCGATGAGACATCAAAGACATAAAGGTGGAAAGATTCGTCCTGGAAGGTGCAGTTTTACAATCTTTTTCTGTTCTAACTTGCATTTTCCTCAACTTCCTTCATTACCATTTTATAGTAGATATCAATAACAATTCGAGGAATGGGTGTGACCTGTTCATATTTCTATTCATATTTCTAATTGAATGCATGTCATCGTACAGCCCTGGAGAGGAGCTGGCACTAGTGGAGTATTTGAAGGGCATGTCCCTCACTGAGAGCAGCCAACGTGAACTTAAATCCCTCGTTGTAACTCTTATAATGCTTGGTTTGGAGGAAATTGCCCGTAAGCTTCAATCCGCTGCAGATGCGTATTAAATATCTCAGCAGGCAGCTGTAAGACTAGCCGAAGATACAGTGACAAATGATGTGTTAGATGAGAACACCCATACCTTAGAAAATTACATGAAAAGGTTGAAAGCTCTGTATGTAAAGGCTCTTCCTCGGCTATCTAAAGCGCTGTTACCACCGTTGCAGGTAAAAGACATTGGAAATGAAAGGTTCAGATTTACAAGATCGAATGTATCTGATAGAGTTGTATATGTGCAGGTGCATGAGCTTTTTGAATGCTAACATGATACTGTTATGGTCGTGCGAGCGAATTGGAATGGTCGCCCAAGTTTTCTGCAGAAAGGCAAATCTTATCTCAACTCTCTCAATGTTGCTCATCATGTTGTAATTTCTGGATTTGGGGGATTTAAATAGCTTTTGTTGGCCACATATTAATTGTAAATTGTCTTGTAATGCTCTTTAATCGGAAAGCTTTTTTCCGTGGCTTTCATCATGAACTAATATGCTACAGTAATGTTATTTTTTCACGGCTTGTATAGACGTCATCGTAACAAGCGTTTCTAACGTGATCTGATGTGACAGTTACGTTATTTTGTCACGGTTTATATCGACGCCATCGTAACAACGTTTCAAAGGACGTTTGTACATTGCGGAGATATCCAAGTCAAAGGACATTTGACATCACATCATCGTGATTTCTACTGCGAATCACGAACACTCATCAAATCACCTCCCTCCCATCTCTCTTCGCCGCCTCGCCAAGCGCCGCCATCTTTTCCACCAACACCTTGATCTCCTCGTCGTCCCTTCGGCTTATGACGCGGGCCATCTGCCGCGCCTTCCTCCTCACGCTCTCCCCTTGCTCGCCGACCACCACGTCCCGGATCCCCTTGGCCACCTCCTCGCCCTCGAACTCGCCGAGCACGCCCTTCCCTTTCGTTACCGCCATCCCCACCCCGAGCTCCTCCACCAACTTGGCGTTCGGGGGCTGGTCCAGCTGCAGCGGGAGCGCGATGATGGGCACCCCATACTTCATGGCCTCCACCACCGAGCTCCACCCGCAGTGGGTGAGGAAGCCGCCCACGCCTGGGTGGGACAGGATCTTTCTCTGCGGCGCCCACCCCTCCACCACCAATCCCCTGCCTTCCCCCTTCACGACCCTCTCCACAAAACCGCTCGGCAGAGCAGTAGCCCACGAGCTACTATCGCCGGCAACCGTGGGGAGGATTCCGTCCTTTGGGAACCTCACCACCCAGATAAAGCTCAACCCGCTGAGTTCCAACCCGCGCGCTACCTCCCGCATCTCCTCCTTGCACATGAAGTACTCGCTGCCGAACGTTGCGAGCACGACGGAGGACTTCTCCTTGGCGCCCAGCCACGACATGATCGACCGCTCGGTCTCGCGGTCCTGGTCCGTCAGGCGATCCCGCCCGCTGctaccgtcgtcgtcgtcgtcgtcgtccggaACAAGAGGCCCCACGGGCACGACCTCCTTGTCCAGCACGCAGGACAAGTAGTCGATGTACTTGGCCTCGATCTCCCGGAACGTCCTGATGGCGATGAAGCCCGAGGAGCGGTCCATGCAGCGGAGGAAGCGCTCCCCGTCCGACATGCCGTTGGCAAACCGGTTCATCGTGGCAATGTGTTCCAGGTTCTCCTTCACGCCCAGCGACATGGCCGGGAACGGAAACTCTTCGGTCGGTCGTTTGATGCAGTGGCAGAAGAAGGCCGCGGAGGAAGCGGCGGTGGTGAGGAACTGGATGGCCGGGATGTTGCGGCGGTGCGCCGAGAGGGGCGCCCAAGGTTGGAGGAAGTCGTAGATGAGCAGGTCGGGGTGCAAGGCTTGGAGGAGGAGCCCGAAGTCGGGCTCCGCGAGGTCGAAGGCCTGCTTGAGGGTGGGCATCAGGTGGGACGGGAGGTGTTTGGTGGTGTGGAGGTCAGGCGGGAGACCGGGGAGTGCGGGCAGTTGGAGCTCCACCAGCCGGATGGAAGGGAAGGCATTGGCGTCGAACTGTTCGCGCATGGAGACGAGGTTGGCGGGAGTGGAGCAGAAGTGGACGAACACGTCGTGGCGTGACAAGCGCTTGGCGAGCTCCAGGAAGGGCGAGGCGTGGCCATGGGCGAGCCATGGTAGCATGACCACGCGAAGGCCGTAGTGATCGCCTGTTGAATCCATAGACCCAGCGCGACTCTTGTCACTTGACATTCTTCTCCTTAAGAAGCTATTCTACGGATCCAAGGAGGGAGGGGGTTGGCTTATAAGCCGGAAGAGGGCGATGATAAAATAACACTAGTGGGAAAACAGAGCGAGTGTCATGAGTCTGCTGGCACACTTGACGAGCCGCCACGTATGCACCGCATGGCACCGTATCAGCCACCGCATGCAGGTACTGCTGCTTTCCTGGCGTCGACCTTATCAAAGTTGCCTACCTCCATCTCTATCTCCAAATTCATTTCCTTGTATATTATGTACAAAGCCAACGTCATGGAGAGATGAGAACTATATAATTAAAAGCTGTAGGCAGGAAATTATTGTTTGTGTTCCTTTACATGATTGGAGAGTTCTTAGAAGATCACTGGGTGAATTATCGTGCACTCAATCAGATAGACTCCACTCCGGATAGGAAATGAACTGTGTCACTTCAACGCTCCCGATCCAAAACCAAAGTGCTCGGAGTTCCTCCAGTCTTTTTTTGtcccttctttttgtcatttatttaAATCatctgcaacactatgatttcgcTGGCACTAACTAAAGCCATCATGTGATATCCTGCTGCTGCACACAATGGACAGCATCTTGAGAGAGCTTCACGGGCCATCATTGAGCTCTATGACAAATTACTGCCAACTGTTTGCTAAATCTCCCCTAAAACCAACCCAGTATGTTCTCAACTCCCTTCCCTCAGTCTCTCTCTCCAGCAGTCTTCACTCAAACATCCCTCAGTTATTTATAAAACATAATATCACTCTACCAATCAAGCCTACACGCATCCAACTTGATTCGGCAGGATGGAGAAAGCATGATTCTTTATACTGACTTCAATTTATAACATACATTAAAAGAAAGGAACACTGACAAATTACTTTTATGTTTCGGGTTTGCAATGAGATCGTAGACAACCTAAGAAGACTGCTAATTCTGCCTTTATCGTATATAAATTTAAATGCAAGAGCAAGAAAATTCAATAAAATAATAACATCTTTCATATAGTATAATGCATGAGAAAGCAAAGGAAACAATACGAGAGAGATTCGGAACGAATATATCAAAAACACTGAAAACCCTTAAGCATCAATAAGAAATCAGCATAAAAAGAACATGAATCTGGGCCAAGTTTCGAATGAAAATTATTAGAACAAGCAACAAGTGTTGTCTAACCAGCTAGCCAACACATACATACCTTTGCCTTTGTAAACATCAGGCTACAAGTAGAAACTTACCTCATAGGTCCAACCAAGAAACAGATTAGCAAGATATACTCGACTTGAAAGATGCTTAAAAGAGTCAATGAATATTTGCATTTCAATGCAGCACGTTTGGAACTATTGAACAGTTCGATCAAGTAGTTTGCAGAAGGGATACCTCCTCCGGGTAAGCAGGAGATGCTCAATTTGCACGGCTTCTAAAGACGTCAAGGCCCATCTCCGTAGGATCAGTTGCTTGCAGTTCGACCTGGATACCATCTAACTCCCCCTTGAATCGGTCCTTGGAGCTTGCATAAAGCATCTTACTGCGCACTCTCGAGGAATCAGGGGACCTTCACATTGACAAAAATACGGGGTCATATCTCAACTGCAACAGCCCGATGGTTACGTTCATTTCGATGCAACAGGAAAACTTACCATGCGATAAAAAAGATCTTACTCTTCTGGCAGTTCTCTTCGGTCACGAAATCGAAGTCATATATGGCATATCTACATTCATCGGTCGGGAGAGCGGCAGCAAAATCATCGTAGTTCGAAGAGGGCTCGCCGACCGTCTCCACGACCACTTCCTTCTGCTTCTCGTCGATCTTGAATACTATGAAACGGTAAGTTCTTTTGGCCTTCAACTCCAAGAATTTGAGCTTGCAATCATCATTGACGGCCATTCCGGACGCCGCGTTTGCCTGCGATATATGATGTTGGAAATTGCGATACCAATACCGATAGCATCATGAACTAACAGAATCGAATCTTGCTTGAGAGCAACCAAAAGAATCATTCTACAAATCCATGCCTAAACCATCACTTGGTCCAAAAGATCAACGCGAAACCAAAATGACAACAGCATAAACGAAGTCAGATCATCGCAATCGAACTCAGATCCATCCCCAAATTGCAGCAAGAAAAGAACCAGACAAAACCCCGGAGGAGCAGCAGCCGATCAGAATACGAGTTGATCGATCATGGATCGGACAACACAAGAATCATAGACGAAACTGATCCAAGAACAGGGATCCGCAACCGCCGGCATCGGAACGGCGACAAAGAGAGGAGGAATAGCATACCATTTCTAGGGTGGCGGCGTAACAGCGAAGAGATCGGTGGCGACAATCCAGGAATCGAACGAGAGAAAAAGGAGGGCTCGGGAGGATCACAAACCAAATGAGATGGGTACACTCTACGTCTTCCGTTGGCTCGGTTACGGTCTCTTGAGGACTTCTCATCACGACGATTCTATAAATACCCGCTGAAGATGCAGATGGGTCCCCTGTAACTTGATGAATCACTATTCGGGTATCGATTCGAGTAAACACAAAAGACTCATGGCTACCTAACTAGATGTGATAAATTCGATGATTTTAACTTTTTATTGGGATGTCACATGTGGAGTCTTAATTGAGGTCGAATATTTTCACTGTCACCTATTATTATGTTTTtcaattaaaatagtttaatagTCTAGTAATTACAAGCAGGTCTCGGCACTACTTTTATGACCACCAAACCGCCATCTCATTGGTCCACACATCTGACACCCACCATCGCCACTGGAGGAACACGGGCCGTCGATCGACCCCCTCCGATCGAACACAGCGCCGATGGCTACAGCATACAACCAAGTATATCATAACTCAACACCATCAAACAACCAATGTAACGGCAACAACGTTGGAGCAGATGAAATACACACAATCTCATCATCAAACGTCAGAGTGAGACTCAACTTACTCTGCCGATTGAATGAGAATCCTCTCTTTTCGTTTGATCATAAACTAGTATATTACAACAGCAATCATCTTCCATCAGGATAGCAGAACAAAATACGAGGCTCACAAAAAATCAGAGAGTGTTTGGAGAAAACCCTAGGTTCCCAGATCCGAATCATGTCACCATTCAAGAGCTGGTGAACTTGGTGACGGCCTTGGTGCCCTCAGAGACGGCGTGCTTGGCGAGCTCACCGGGGAGGACGAGGCGGACGGAGGTCTGGATCTCGCGAGACGTGATGGTGGGCTTCTTGTTATAGCGGGCGAGGCGGGAGGCCTCCTGGGCGAGCTTCTCGAAGATGTCGTTGATGAAGGAGTTCATGATGGACATGGCCTTGCTGGAGATGCCGATGTCCGGGTGGACCTGCTTGAGCACCTTGAAGATGTAGATCTTGTAGGTCTCCGTCCCCTTCTTCGCCTTCCTCCTTTTCTTGTCGCCGGCCGAACCCGCGCCGTCCTTGGAGGACGGGATGCGCTTCCCGGCCTTGGGCTTCTTCTCAGCTGGGGCCTTCTCGGCCACAGACTTCTTCTCCTTATCCACGGCCGGCTTCTCGGCGGCGGCAGGCTTCTTCTCCGCCGGCTTCTTCTCGGCCTTGGGCGCCATTAGGGTGCACGATCGAGCGGAATAGGGGGATTCACGAGCTAGAAAAAAGAGGAGGGGAGAGGACGATGTCGACTTGCGACAGAAGCTTTGGGTGAAAGCCTCTATAAAGAGCGAAGAGATGCCTACGATTGGTGGATGATTGAAGCATCCGGATTCATGAGTTGTCGATTTTTTGGCCGTCGGATTTGTCGATGCCGAAGTTATCTGGACGGCCAGGAGTATTGCATCGATTTATATAGCCGTTAATTGGGCTACCGGAGGCTCTAACAAAGAGCGCAATCCGACCACAGTTGGGCTCGGATTAGGCCCGTTAAGAGACTGAGCCCAATTCCGATTTCGTCAAATGTCCATCCGTTTCGAGctttattattatcataataataataataaagaataataataataatataatctatCCTTATCATATTTATCAACAACAGGAAAGATAGAGAGAGGAATGAATTAAAAATTATGACCAATTTGAGTCGGACTCATTGGAGTAATCAATTAATTAACACTATTGTTGAAAAATAATCAAGCAACAGATTGACTATTATAACACAAGACATAACTAATAGTTGGAGAAAAAGTCATATGCTTGTGTTGACAAGCAAATCTGATGTTGAAGAGAAATGATTTTTGTGCATGTTTCATTCTACTGCAATGCAGTGATCTCAAAGGTTGACCCAACTGCTGCATCAAATGTCCATCACTCTGCCAATAAATGGCCAACACAGCATCACATGTTTCAGAGCAGAGAAGTTCGTGATGATGGAAAATAAATGTGTCACCAGTTCTTCCCTTTTCAGGTTGAGTTTGATATGAATTCAATTGCATAGTAGCAGGCAAAGAGGACAATAATTTGCCCTATTTATACTTCTTGCAAATGATGTAACTGTAAAGGTGTTCATATACTATGCAAAGGAGAGGCCACCTGAACAAGATTGGGACCAAGTAAAGTTGCACAGAGACAGGTGTGGTCACTCACCATGTTAGGTCATAATGGCTCAACTTGGATTGGATGCCAACCCAATTTTGGTAAGCTGCTCTTATTTTCTCCTCTCCTTCTTAGATTGTAGCTGAGTAGTTTCCTTCTTCATTTTTAGTGTATCTTCATGTCAATGACATGTAGCATAATAATACTCTTAAAACAGTGGTGGAAGGGATCACCATGAAATTGATCTTGTGTACAGACTCCTAAGGAGCACTTGTGGTAAATCTTAGAAGATCAGTCCTGATTTTACTTTTAGACTTATAAATAGTGATTTGAGGATAGTCTGATCAGTGAAAACATggttggattttcttgattttgagTTGGACTTTTGAGAACTTATAACAATTAAATACTACCTGTGTCAgtgtttagaaaatattaatattagaaCAACTGTACAAGGTTTTTTTTTGGTTCTTTCACCTGTTTGAAATATCCTGatatattttagaaaatactTTCAATCTAATACTTAgttgatgataaataaaatttatttaaagatGAAGAAGTCCAAGTTTCTAAGAATTAAAAAGAGAGAATATTTATcctttataatatattatctacAACAAAGGTGGTAGGCATCATTTCGACTAAAGAAAagggaactcaaaaaaaaaaaaaagtgaccaATGGATG
Coding sequences:
- the LOC135592466 gene encoding elongator complex protein 1-like, encoding MKNLKLSSQFSRDLELQFEGETLLLSAFDIERNRVFFASSANVVYTLQLPLSHDSSSEAEPLPLEPGDHITAMDYLMEKEALILGSSGGCLLLYNVDMKTTEIVGEVKGGVKSLVSSPDGALLAVTSGSGQLLVMTYEWEVQYEIPLDPQLSDNVNVSDMDSHSINHFESSISWRGDGRFYATISGVYDSFSLQKLRVWERESGDLYSSSEFRKFMGTSLDWMPSGAKVATICDRKNENKCPLVVLFEKNGLERNSFPIDGPVEATVEILKWNCNSDLLSASVIGDEYDSIKIWSFSNNHWYLKKDIRYPKKDRVRYIWDPSKPLHLISWTLCGKIIAYNFLWSTAVTETSIALVIDNSNVLVTPLSLSLVPPPMSLFNLKFSCAVQDISFFFKNSKNYVAACLSNSDLCVVELPRMDLWDQFEGEVFNIEACQADSALDTFMHLTWLDSHVLLGVSSLGSHSCSASLGKYVLAQKQKQPHGYLLQEIELVCSENSVPESVSSSGWHAKISKLRSFEEPIIAIAPIPNKKFSAFIQFHGGSVVEYSSSNVMIPEHSYLHEFKSEHGFSSSCPWMKAVLVRDNGTLKHLIFGLDDNGRLHFGRRILCKNCSSFSFYSTTCSVSEQVVTHLLLTTKHDLLIIVSMDDVLHGNPETKIDGYSSSNNHAEENKDLVRIWERGAKLIGVIHGDEAAVILQTNRGSLECIYPRKLVLVSIINALVQGRFKDAMLMVRRHRIDFNVIVDYYGWKAFLKSAKEFVCQVDNLGHITEFVSSIKNENVISTLYKAYISLPASNETTSGHTESVHMESKISSVLLAVRRALEEQIPEKPARELCILTTLARSEPPALEEALNRIKVIRELELLRVDDGRRKSYPSAEESLKHLLWLTDPEAVYEAALGLYDLNLAAIVALNSQKDPKEFLPFLKGLEELPPPVMRYTIDLRLHRYESALKHIVLAGDDYYEDCMNLLKNNPELFPLGLQLFSDPVKRLQILEAWGDHLNAEKCFEDAARIYLSCSSLQKAQRAYRACADWRGVFTVAGLLKLGKGEVLLLANDLCEEFRALGKPAEAAKISLEYLKDFARAVDYLIMSREWEEALRIACMQEELDLLTPVKDACVECATALTSEYNEGFEKVGKYSARYLAVRQRRILFAAKIQSEDRSVNDADYDTLSESSTTFSEMSAYTTRTARESSASISSSKASKARAMRHQRHKGGKIRPGSPGEELALVEYLKGMSLTESSQRELKSLVVTLIMLGLEEIARKLQSAADAY
- the LOC135594468 gene encoding UDP-glucosyltransferase 29-like, producing the protein MDSTGDHYGLRVVMLPWLAHGHASPFLELAKRLSRHDVFVHFCSTPANLVSMREQFDANAFPSIRLVELQLPALPGLPPDLHTTKHLPSHLMPTLKQAFDLAEPDFGLLLQALHPDLLIYDFLQPWAPLSAHRRNIPAIQFLTTAASSAAFFCHCIKRPTEEFPFPAMSLGVKENLEHIATMNRFANGMSDGERFLRCMDRSSGFIAIRTFREIEAKYIDYLSCVLDKEVVPVGPLVPDDDDDDDGSSGRDRLTDQDRETERSIMSWLGAKEKSSVVLATFGSEYFMCKEEMREVARGLELSGLSFIWVVRFPKDGILPTVAGDSSSWATALPSGFVERVVKGEGRGLVVEGWAPQRKILP
- the LOC135592468 gene encoding actin-depolymerizing factor 7-like — protein: MRSPQETVTEPTEDVECTHLIWFVILPSPPFSLVRFLDCRHRSLRCYAATLEMANAASGMAVNDDCKLKFLELKAKRTYRFIVFKIDEKQKEVVVETVGEPSSNYDDFAAALPTDECRYAIYDFDFVTEENCQKSKIFFIAWSPDSSRVRSKMLYASSKDRFKGELDGIQVELQATDPTEMGLDVFRSRAN
- the LOC103996914 gene encoding histone H2B, producing MAPKAEKKPAEKKPAAAEKPAVDKEKKSVAEKAPAEKKPKAGKRIPSSKDGAGSAGDKKRRKAKKGTETYKIYIFKVLKQVHPDIGISSKAMSIMNSFINDIFEKLAQEASRLARYNKKPTITSREIQTSVRLVLPGELAKHAVSEGTKAVTKFTSS